The following are from one region of the Populus trichocarpa isolate Nisqually-1 chromosome 8, P.trichocarpa_v4.1, whole genome shotgun sequence genome:
- the LOC7488407 gene encoding MLP-like protein 328 — translation MALAGKLEINFELKCSADKFFEILSCQAHQIPNASSGEIHAIEVHEGDWVATGSVKLWTYTIDGKPEVFKEKVEVDEVNKSVSLIAVGGHVLEQYKSYKITLKTVSMAEGGVVKILLDYEKLKPDDPPPNKYLDFVINVVKDIDEHLVKA, via the exons ATGGCTCTAGCGGGAAAGCTTGAGATCAATTTTGAGCTCAAGTGCTCTGCTGATAAgttctttgaaattttaagcTGCCAAGCTCACCAAATTCCCAATGCCTCCTCTGGTGAAATCCATGCCATTGAGGTACATGAAGGTGACTGGGTGGCTACTGGATCTGTCAAGCTCTGGACATATACAATAG ATGGAAAGCCAGAAGTTTTCAAAGAGAAGGTTGAAGTCGACGAGGTGAACAAGTCAGTGTCTCTGATTGCCGTGGGAGGACATGTCCTGGAACAATACAAGAGCTACAAGATTACACTCAAGACTGTTTCCATGGCCGAGGGGGGCGTCGTTAAAATTCTTCTGGATTATGAAAAACTCAAACCAGACGACCCACCTCCTAACAAGTACTTGGACTTTGTCATTAATGTTGTCAAGGATATCGATGAACACCTTGTCAAGGCCTGA